GGCCCGGGGGAAGAGGGTCTCCATCCGCTCGCGGACGGCGTCCGAGCGGGCCGCCAGCACCGGCAGCAGCCGCTGCGGGCCGGCGTCCTCGGCGGCCTGTCGGTCCGCCGCCTCGGTGGCGGCGCGCAGCCGCTCGCCGATGCGCAGCGCGAACGCGTGCAGGAACGACTCGTCGTACGCCTTCGTCCGGCGGTCCTTGCGGGTGCGTTCGCCGCGTCCGCGCAGCATCGCTGCGGTGGCCTGCACCAGCAGCGAGGTGTACAGCAGTTCGACCGCCTCCAGGTCGGCCGGGAAGCCGAGCACGGTGGCGAAGCCGAGGTCGTCCGACCAGACCGACTCGCACCGGTTCGCCGCCGCCACCTCCTGCACCAGCAGCGCCTTCGCGCCCGCGTACGGGGCCTCGGTGCCCAGCCGCACCCCGCCCGGCTGGTCGGGGCGTTCGGCGCTCGCCTCGACCAGCGCCCGGTCCAGGCTGTGCCGGGCGATCAGCTCCTGCGCCTTGCCGGTGAGCGCCTCCGCCTCGGCGGGGAAGGTGGTCGACTCCGCCTTGGCCAGCAGCGCCCGGACCCGGTCGAGCATCGGCGAGCCGCTGCGGCCGGCCGGGCCGCGCCGGGGCACGGCCGGGCCACCGCCACCCGGCGGCGGGCGCAGCACCGCGACCGGCGGCAGGCCGTCGAGCAGCGCCAGCACCTCCACCGCGTCGCGCAGCGCGGTGATCCGGTCCTCGCTCTGCCGGGCGGCCCAGCGGGCCAGCCAGCCGGCG
This genomic interval from Micromonospora coxensis contains the following:
- a CDS encoding DUF2786 domain-containing protein codes for the protein MSDADALIVAAVTAVRGTDVRDAERKLDRLVVGTGAADGTAAVDAALLDRLVGALARLWPRGWQPVDVARIVTRRLGPRPGRLVVDALAAQRRGQTGDVPQWWDEQLDALAARIWWDDDAGWLARWAARQSEDRITALRDAVEVLALLDGLPPVAVLRPPPGGGGPAVPRRGPAGRSGSPMLDRVRALLAKAESTTFPAEAEALTGKAQELIARHSLDRALVEASAERPDQPGGVRLGTEAPYAGAKALLVQEVAAANRCESVWSDDLGFATVLGFPADLEAVELLYTSLLVQATAAMLRGRGERTRKDRRTKAYDESFLHAFALRIGERLRAATEAADRQAAEDAGPQRLLPVLAARSDAVRERMETLFPRATSSRLTIRDAEGWHSGTSAADRARLDAGASTRPLPGRR